A single window of Bordetella genomosp. 11 DNA harbors:
- a CDS encoding LysR family transcriptional regulator, whose translation MKTTLDEMQTFIAVVDSGSITAASARLGQTVSAISRALGRLERKLDTTLLQRTTRRLALTEEGRHFLADARRIVESVDTMEEQMAVRRHVPSGLLRINAASPFMLHVVVPLVGGFRQRYPEITLELHTSDQIIDLLEQRTDIAIRIGPLRDSTLHARPLGSNALRILASPAYLAERGKPSSPDDLARHSLLGFTQPETLNHWPLRHASGDSLPIQPTLSASSGETLRQLALAGQGLVCLADFMTREDRRRGDLVQVLARDTVETRQPVHAVYYRNTQLASRIACFLDYVAGQMGEMRD comes from the coding sequence ATGAAGACAACCCTCGACGAAATGCAGACCTTCATCGCCGTGGTGGATAGCGGTTCCATCACCGCGGCATCGGCGCGGCTGGGCCAGACGGTATCCGCCATCAGCCGCGCCCTGGGCCGCCTCGAACGCAAGCTGGACACCACCCTGCTGCAGCGCACGACGCGCCGGCTCGCATTGACGGAGGAGGGCCGGCACTTCCTGGCCGACGCCCGGCGCATCGTCGAATCCGTGGACACCATGGAAGAGCAGATGGCCGTGCGCCGCCACGTGCCCTCGGGCCTGTTGCGCATCAATGCCGCATCGCCCTTCATGCTGCACGTCGTCGTACCGCTGGTCGGCGGCTTTCGCCAGCGATACCCCGAAATTACCCTGGAGCTGCATACCAGCGACCAGATCATCGATTTGCTGGAGCAGCGCACCGACATCGCCATCCGCATCGGCCCCTTGCGCGATTCGACGCTGCACGCGCGGCCGTTGGGCAGCAATGCGCTGCGGATCCTGGCCAGCCCCGCGTATCTGGCCGAACGGGGAAAGCCGAGCAGTCCCGACGACCTGGCGCGCCACAGCCTGCTGGGTTTCACGCAGCCGGAAACGCTGAACCACTGGCCGCTGCGTCACGCCTCGGGAGACAGCCTGCCCATCCAGCCCACGCTGTCGGCGTCCAGTGGCGAAACCCTGCGCCAGTTGGCGCTTGCCGGGCAGGGCCTGGTCTGCCTGGCGGATTTCATGACACGCGAGGATCGCCGCCGCGGCGACCTGGTGCAGGTACTGGCGCGCGATACCGTGGAGACGCGCCAGCCCGTGCACGCGGTGTACTACCGCAATACCCAGCTGGCATCGCGAATCGCGTGCTTCCTGGACTACGTCGCCGGGCAGATGGGCGAGATGCGGGACTGA
- the umoC gene encoding lysozyme inhibitor LprI family protein, protein MKPTILRTTIACAAMSAALLGVAAGARAADASTAASVLNTCETAIGNQPRTAMQGCLKTRLKTAQQTMRAAYAQVESGLKKIDSAATPEALRTLKHSQDSFNSFMHKECRRQGAAMLGGSGAGDMELACQVALAQWRTAQLRQQ, encoded by the coding sequence ATGAAACCGACCATCCTGCGTACCACTATCGCTTGCGCGGCGATGTCGGCCGCGCTGCTGGGCGTGGCCGCCGGCGCGCGGGCGGCCGACGCATCGACCGCGGCCAGCGTCCTGAATACCTGCGAAACCGCCATCGGCAATCAACCGCGCACCGCCATGCAGGGATGCCTGAAGACCCGGTTGAAGACCGCGCAGCAGACGATGCGCGCCGCGTATGCCCAGGTGGAATCCGGCCTGAAGAAAATCGATTCGGCCGCGACACCCGAAGCGCTGCGCACACTGAAACACTCGCAGGACAGCTTCAATAGTTTCATGCACAAGGAATGCCGGCGCCAGGGTGCCGCCATGCTGGGGGGATCCGGCGCGGGCGACATGGAGCTGGCATGCCAGGTCGCGCTGGCGCAATGGCGGACAGCGCAGTTGCGCCAGCAATAA
- a CDS encoding 2OG-Fe(II) oxygenase → MSSSEHHAARQTTAGVDTPRRPPARAAQPSTLELDTPPVGLAGQDWAEVARALDDEGCAVLPGLLSDAQCDALAACYDDNARFRSRIVMSRHGFGRGEYQYFAYPLPGLIQALREQTYAYLAPIANRWNAAMGNPVRYPPTHAGFLRRCHQRGQARPTPLLLRYGPGDYNCLHQDLYGEHVFPLQIAILLSRPGRDYAGGEFVLTEQRPRMQSRVEVVPLDKGDAVVFAVNERPVQGTRGVYRVKLRHGVSRLREGRRHVMGVIFHDAA, encoded by the coding sequence ATGTCCTCATCCGAGCATCACGCCGCGCGCCAGACCACGGCGGGCGTCGACACCCCCAGGCGCCCGCCCGCCCGCGCCGCGCAACCGTCCACCCTCGAATTGGACACGCCGCCCGTCGGCCTGGCCGGACAGGACTGGGCCGAGGTGGCCCGGGCGCTGGACGATGAAGGCTGCGCCGTGCTGCCCGGGCTGCTGTCCGACGCCCAGTGCGACGCGTTGGCGGCCTGCTATGACGACAACGCGCGCTTTCGCAGCCGTATCGTCATGAGCCGTCATGGCTTCGGACGCGGCGAATACCAGTACTTCGCCTATCCGCTGCCCGGCCTGATCCAGGCCTTGCGCGAACAGACCTACGCTTACCTGGCCCCTATCGCCAATCGCTGGAATGCCGCCATGGGCAATCCCGTGCGCTATCCGCCGACGCATGCGGGCTTTCTGCGCCGCTGCCACCAGAGGGGCCAGGCGCGCCCCACCCCGCTGCTGCTGCGCTATGGCCCGGGGGACTACAACTGCCTGCATCAGGATTTGTACGGCGAACACGTATTCCCGCTGCAAATCGCGATATTGCTTTCCCGGCCGGGTCGCGACTACGCCGGCGGGGAGTTCGTGTTGACCGAACAACGGCCGCGGATGCAATCGCGCGTGGAAGTCGTGCCACTCGATAAGGGCGATGCCGTGGTATTCGCCGTCAACGAACGTCCGGTACAAGGCACGCGCGGCGTCTATCGCGTCAAGCTGCGCCACGGCGTCAGCCGCCTGCGCGAAGGCCGCCGCCATGTGATGGGCGTGATCTTCCACGACGCCGCGTAG
- a CDS encoding amino acid ABC transporter permease codes for MSFSLDFSSLWPYWPVFLKGAWLTLKMTAVAIFFGVILGTLVAFAKRSRYRLLARACAVYIEAVRNTPFLVQIFLLFFGLASAGIHLPTFTAAVLAMIVNIGAYAAEIIRAGLEAVPRGQIEAAECLGLPKWRIGWHVMLQPSIEKVYPSLTGQFLLMMQASAVASQISAEELTAVANTVQSDTFRSLETYIVVAALYLILSLLIKLLAWAVGEYAFKRRRAIRLAAVRAGKAPPARASVSAAIKREAA; via the coding sequence ATGAGCTTTTCCCTGGATTTCAGTAGTCTCTGGCCCTACTGGCCGGTCTTCCTCAAGGGCGCGTGGCTGACCCTGAAAATGACCGCCGTCGCGATTTTCTTCGGCGTCATCCTCGGTACGCTGGTGGCGTTCGCCAAGCGCAGCCGTTATCGCCTGCTGGCCCGTGCCTGCGCCGTTTATATCGAGGCGGTGCGCAACACGCCTTTCCTGGTCCAGATATTCCTGCTGTTCTTCGGCTTGGCCAGCGCGGGCATCCATCTGCCGACATTCACGGCGGCGGTGCTGGCCATGATCGTCAACATCGGCGCCTATGCGGCGGAGATCATCCGCGCGGGCCTCGAAGCCGTGCCGCGCGGCCAGATCGAGGCCGCGGAATGCCTGGGGTTACCGAAGTGGCGCATCGGCTGGCACGTGATGCTGCAGCCGTCCATCGAGAAGGTATATCCATCGCTGACCGGCCAGTTCCTGCTGATGATGCAGGCCTCGGCCGTGGCATCGCAGATTTCGGCGGAGGAACTGACGGCCGTCGCCAACACCGTGCAATCCGACACGTTCCGCTCGCTGGAGACCTATATCGTGGTCGCAGCGCTGTACCTGATCCTGTCCCTGCTGATCAAGCTGCTGGCATGGGCGGTGGGCGAGTATGCCTTCAAGCGGCGTCGCGCGATCCGCCTCGCCGCGGTGCGGGCCGGCAAGGCGCCGCCCGCGCGGGCCAGCGTATCGGCGGCCATCAAGCGGGAGGCCGCGTGA
- a CDS encoding amino acid ABC transporter permease produces MHGFSMAHFWYLVQSIGWTLVLSALAFVLGSIGGFGVMLARISPRRWLRVSALVYIEIIQGIPLLILLFIVYFGLSVYGYEVPSLVAAGLALMVYTSAYLGDIWRGCVQAMPTPQWEASECLAMTRWQTLRLVIIPQAVRLALPSTVGFLVQLIKMTSLASVIGFIELTRAGQIINNSIFEPFLVFGLVAAFYFVLCYPLSRWSQSMENKLNVGNR; encoded by the coding sequence ATGCACGGTTTTTCGATGGCGCACTTCTGGTATCTGGTGCAGTCGATCGGCTGGACGCTGGTGCTGTCGGCGCTGGCGTTCGTGCTGGGCAGCATCGGCGGGTTCGGTGTGATGCTGGCGCGGATTTCGCCGCGCCGCTGGCTGCGGGTATCGGCCCTGGTCTATATCGAAATCATCCAGGGCATCCCGTTGCTGATCCTGCTGTTCATCGTCTATTTCGGCCTGTCGGTCTATGGCTACGAAGTGCCGTCGCTGGTGGCGGCCGGCCTGGCCCTGATGGTCTACACCAGCGCCTACCTGGGCGACATCTGGCGCGGTTGCGTGCAGGCCATGCCCACGCCGCAATGGGAAGCCTCCGAATGCCTGGCCATGACCCGCTGGCAGACGCTGCGGCTGGTCATCATCCCGCAGGCCGTGCGGCTGGCACTGCCTTCCACGGTCGGCTTCCTGGTGCAGCTGATCAAGATGACCTCGCTGGCGTCGGTGATCGGCTTCATCGAGCTGACCCGCGCCGGCCAGATCATCAACAACTCCATTTTCGAACCCTTCCTCGTATTCGGCCTGGTGGCCGCTTTCTATTTCGTGCTGTGCTACCCGCTGTCGCGCTGGAGCCAATCGATGGAGAACAAGCTCAATGTCGGCAATCGTTAA
- a CDS encoding amino acid ABC transporter ATP-binding protein → MSAIVKLDDVYKRFGSNQVLQGVSFEVAKGEMIAVIGASGSGKSTALRCIDRLETIDQGSIEVCGIRVDGPDVDLRQLRLEVGIVFQSYNLFAHLTVEENIMLALRHVKKHSREQARGIAMSVLEQVGLAQKAAAYPEQLSGGQQQRVAIARSLAMSPKVMLFDEVTSALDPQLTGEVLRVMEDLAAGGMTMILVTHEMAFAKRVADRIIYMHQGKVWEVGDGGMLDAPRTPELRAFLSNGL, encoded by the coding sequence ATGTCGGCAATCGTTAAGCTCGACGATGTCTATAAGCGCTTCGGCTCGAACCAGGTCCTGCAGGGTGTTTCCTTCGAGGTGGCGAAGGGCGAGATGATCGCCGTGATCGGCGCCAGCGGCTCGGGCAAGAGCACCGCGCTACGCTGCATCGACCGCCTGGAAACCATAGACCAGGGCAGTATCGAGGTGTGCGGCATTCGCGTGGACGGGCCGGACGTGGATCTGCGGCAGTTGCGGCTGGAAGTGGGCATCGTGTTCCAGAGCTACAACCTGTTCGCCCACCTGACCGTGGAAGAAAACATCATGCTGGCGCTGCGGCATGTCAAGAAGCACAGCCGCGAACAGGCGCGCGGCATCGCGATGTCGGTGCTGGAGCAGGTGGGCCTGGCGCAAAAGGCGGCGGCCTATCCGGAACAGTTATCCGGCGGGCAGCAGCAGCGCGTGGCGATCGCACGGTCGCTGGCCATGTCGCCCAAGGTCATGCTGTTCGATGAGGTCACCTCCGCGCTCGATCCCCAATTGACGGGCGAGGTGCTGCGCGTCATGGAAGACCTGGCGGCCGGCGGGATGACGATGATCCTGGTCACTCACGAGATGGCCTTCGCCAAGCGCGTGGCCGACCGCATCATCTATATGCACCAGGGCAAGGTCTGGGAGGTGGGCGACGGCGGCATGCTGGACGCGCCCCGCACGCCCGAACTGCGTGCCTTTCTGAGCAACGGGCTTTGA
- a CDS encoding transporter substrate-binding domain-containing protein, which translates to MKLKPLFLRGGVAALLLAGVAHAAVADELADIKKAGKIRVAIAMGTPLYSYVDDNLKPVGSDVETAQLLAKDLGVKLDIVQVTNAARVPTLQAKRADLVVADLSITPERAKVVDFSVPYAVISLIVGGPKNIKITGYPDLNGKTIGLTRATVNDSITTELAKGADIKRYEDDATLITSMVTGQIDIFSSTPSNLAEIQKRAPQRNIEMKFGQKDFDLGIALQQGQPALKDWVNNWIRENMKNGKLNAIYKKYHGRDLPTRITQAG; encoded by the coding sequence TTGAAACTCAAACCTCTATTCCTGCGCGGCGGCGTCGCCGCGCTGTTGCTGGCCGGTGTCGCGCACGCGGCCGTCGCGGACGAACTGGCCGATATCAAGAAGGCCGGCAAGATCCGCGTGGCCATCGCCATGGGTACCCCGCTGTACAGCTATGTGGACGACAATCTGAAGCCCGTCGGTTCCGACGTCGAGACCGCGCAGTTGCTGGCCAAGGACCTGGGCGTGAAGCTGGATATCGTGCAGGTCACCAACGCGGCGCGCGTGCCGACGCTGCAGGCCAAGCGCGCCGACCTCGTGGTGGCGGACTTGTCCATCACGCCGGAACGCGCCAAGGTGGTGGATTTCTCGGTGCCTTACGCGGTGATTTCCCTGATCGTGGGCGGGCCCAAGAACATCAAGATCACCGGCTATCCCGACTTGAACGGCAAGACCATCGGCCTGACGCGCGCGACCGTGAACGACAGCATCACCACGGAACTGGCCAAGGGCGCGGACATCAAGCGTTACGAGGACGATGCCACGCTGATCACCTCGATGGTGACCGGCCAGATCGATATCTTCTCCAGCACGCCCTCCAATCTGGCGGAAATCCAGAAGCGCGCGCCACAGCGCAACATCGAAATGAAGTTCGGGCAGAAGGATTTCGACCTGGGCATCGCCCTGCAGCAGGGCCAGCCCGCGCTGAAGGACTGGGTCAACAACTGGATCCGCGAGAATATGAAAAACGGCAAGCTGAACGCGATCTACAAGAAGTATCACGGCCGCGATTTGCCCACGCGCATCACGCAGGCGGGGTAA
- the yddG gene encoding aromatic amino acid exporter YddG: MSALTQSGKGAGSAARATGIGVLAILLWAALALLTVRAGALPPFQLLTLSFGVAFAGGVCALLPRGRAALAEMRQPLRPWLLSFGGIFCYHALYFYALSHAPAAQASLIAYLWPLFIVLFSALAPGGRLQGRHVLGAVLGLAGTALIALDRSGAADAAWPVAGIAAAFGCALIWSGYSVLNRRYANAPSSMMVGVCGLVAVAGAACHAALETTVPVSGAQWGAIVLLGLGPTGLAFLAWDYATKHGHLALLGPLSYLAPLLSTLLLVLTGETPATLSLLMAALLIIGGSVVATIARR, encoded by the coding sequence GTGTCTGCGTTGACGCAATCCGGCAAGGGCGCGGGAAGCGCCGCCCGCGCGACCGGGATAGGCGTACTCGCCATTCTGCTGTGGGCCGCGCTGGCCTTGTTGACCGTCCGGGCCGGCGCGCTGCCGCCGTTCCAGCTGCTGACACTGAGTTTCGGCGTGGCGTTCGCGGGCGGCGTTTGCGCGCTGTTGCCTCGCGGGCGCGCGGCGCTGGCGGAAATGCGCCAGCCGCTGCGCCCCTGGCTGCTGAGCTTCGGCGGCATCTTCTGCTATCACGCCCTGTACTTCTATGCGCTATCCCACGCGCCGGCCGCGCAAGCCAGCCTGATCGCCTACCTGTGGCCCTTGTTCATCGTGCTGTTCTCCGCGCTGGCGCCCGGCGGGCGGCTGCAAGGCCGGCATGTGCTGGGCGCGGTGCTGGGCCTGGCCGGTACCGCGCTGATCGCGCTGGATCGCTCGGGGGCCGCCGATGCCGCGTGGCCGGTCGCCGGGATTGCCGCCGCCTTCGGTTGCGCGCTGATCTGGTCGGGCTATTCGGTGCTGAACCGCCGCTACGCCAATGCGCCCAGCAGCATGATGGTGGGCGTTTGCGGACTGGTGGCGGTGGCCGGGGCCGCCTGCCACGCCGCGCTGGAAACCACCGTGCCGGTCAGCGGCGCGCAGTGGGGCGCGATCGTGCTGCTGGGGCTGGGGCCGACGGGCCTCGCCTTCCTGGCCTGGGACTATGCCACCAAGCACGGGCATCTGGCCTTGCTGGGCCCCTTGTCGTATCTGGCACCGCTGCTTTCGACACTCTTGCTGGTCCTGACGGGCGAAACGCCCGCCACGCTGTCGCTGCTGATGGCGGCGCTGCTGATCATCGGCGGCTCCGTGGTGGCGACCATCGCCCGCCGGTAG
- a CDS encoding aldo/keto reductase has protein sequence MTTTRRTVAFPDGRSLCALGQGTWFMGESATRAAAEIRALQAGIDHGLTLIDTAEMYANGGAEEIVGRAIQGRRDDVFLVSKVLPGNASRRGVARACEASLRRLGVDCIDLYLLHWRGPYPLGETIEAFEALVEQGKIAAWGVSNLDLDEMKEVSALPRGDRAQTDQVLYNLGRRGIEFDLLPWCRERRIPIMAYSPIEQGRLLHDPTLKQIGERHGITPAAAALAWVLRDPGVIAIPKSASREHLKQNLACLDVTLTDQDLAELDQAFPPPKRKLPLEVL, from the coding sequence ATGACGACCACGCGCCGAACCGTCGCTTTTCCGGATGGACGATCCCTCTGTGCCCTGGGCCAGGGCACCTGGTTCATGGGCGAATCGGCCACGCGCGCCGCGGCCGAAATCCGCGCGCTGCAAGCCGGCATCGACCATGGGCTGACCCTGATCGATACCGCCGAGATGTATGCCAATGGCGGCGCGGAAGAGATCGTCGGCCGCGCCATCCAGGGCCGGCGCGACGACGTTTTCCTGGTCAGCAAGGTATTGCCGGGCAATGCGTCGCGCCGCGGCGTGGCGCGCGCCTGCGAGGCCAGCCTGCGCCGCCTGGGCGTGGACTGCATCGATCTTTACCTGCTGCACTGGCGCGGGCCATATCCGCTGGGCGAAACGATAGAAGCCTTCGAGGCACTGGTCGAGCAAGGCAAGATCGCCGCTTGGGGCGTCAGCAACCTGGACCTCGACGAAATGAAGGAAGTCAGCGCCCTGCCCCGCGGCGATCGGGCACAAACCGATCAGGTGCTGTACAACCTGGGGCGGCGCGGCATCGAGTTCGACCTGCTGCCGTGGTGCCGCGAGCGGCGGATACCGATCATGGCCTACTCGCCGATCGAACAAGGCCGCCTGTTGCATGACCCCACGCTCAAGCAGATAGGCGAACGCCACGGCATCACCCCGGCGGCGGCGGCGCTGGCATGGGTACTGCGCGACCCCGGGGTCATCGCCATCCCCAAGAGCGCATCGCGCGAACACCTGAAGCAAAACCTGGCGTGCCTGGACGTGACGCTGACCGACCAGGACCTGGCCGAACTGGACCAGGCCTTTCCGCCGCCCAAACGCAAGCTGCCGCTGGAAGTGCTTTAG
- a CDS encoding I78 family peptidase inhibitor — MISKLIPLVLVASLAACAPTGRQASSAGADGTTSSTASGTTDSTTATEGSTDSGGGGYTPSYAASQDCDAQPVQKLIGTKLTTSVENQIKQASSSSKTRVLKPGEVMTMEYDPRRINLILDEQGALTALRCG, encoded by the coding sequence ATGATCAGTAAGCTCATCCCGCTCGTTCTCGTCGCCAGTCTCGCCGCCTGCGCCCCCACGGGCCGGCAGGCGTCATCGGCCGGCGCGGACGGCACGACATCATCCACGGCCTCCGGCACCACGGACAGCACGACCGCCACGGAAGGCTCCACGGATAGCGGCGGTGGCGGCTACACCCCATCCTATGCGGCCAGCCAGGACTGCGACGCCCAGCCGGTGCAAAAACTGATCGGCACCAAGCTGACCACTTCGGTGGAAAACCAGATCAAGCAGGCCTCTTCTTCCAGCAAGACCCGCGTGCTCAAGCCTGGCGAAGTCATGACGATGGAATACGACCCGCGGCGCATCAATCTGATCCTGGACGAACAGGGAGCCCTGACCGCGCTGCGCTGCGGCTGA
- a CDS encoding MFS transporter, with amino-acid sequence MSVIQSDIPGRLDRLPWSGWHTRVVLALGVAWVLDGLEVTLVGSLGSVLERPDTLGLDAIQVGWSGSLYIAGAVVGALVFGRLADRLGRKKLFLMTLALYMAATLLTAFSTNFVFFSICRFATGLGIGGEYAAINSAIDELIPARVRGRVSLAINGSFWLGAALGAAVSLVLLDARVLGPEYGWRAGFALGAVLALAILLVRRHVPESPRWLLSHGREAEALRIVEDIEAQVAAREGGLPPAAGSVTFNRQAVPTVRQVAHVLLRRYRKRSVVALSMMISQAFFYNAIFFTYSLVLTRFMDVPQGRVALYIFPFAAGNVLGPLLLGPLFDHVGRRRMIALTYVSAGIALALTGWAFMAGWLNAGTLALCWSAVFFLASAAASSAYLTVSEVFPLETRALAISIFYAVGTGAGGFVGPVLFGTLIESGSRDAVGAGYAIAALLVIAAGLLALRHGVDAERKPLEEVATPLGAEDNAPAPPRTQAVRTEL; translated from the coding sequence ATGAGCGTCATCCAGAGCGACATCCCCGGCCGGCTCGACCGCCTGCCATGGTCCGGTTGGCACACCCGCGTCGTCCTGGCGCTGGGCGTGGCGTGGGTGCTCGACGGACTGGAAGTGACGCTGGTCGGCTCGCTGGGCAGCGTGCTCGAACGCCCGGACACGCTGGGGCTGGACGCGATCCAGGTCGGCTGGTCCGGCTCGCTGTATATCGCCGGCGCGGTGGTGGGTGCCCTGGTTTTCGGCCGGCTGGCCGACCGCCTGGGACGCAAGAAACTCTTTCTGATGACGCTGGCGCTCTATATGGCCGCCACGCTGCTGACGGCGTTCTCCACGAACTTCGTTTTCTTTTCGATTTGCCGCTTCGCCACGGGGCTGGGAATCGGCGGCGAATACGCCGCCATCAACTCGGCCATCGACGAACTGATCCCGGCACGGGTGCGCGGGCGCGTCAGCCTGGCCATCAACGGCAGCTTCTGGCTGGGAGCCGCGCTGGGCGCGGCCGTCAGCCTGGTCCTGCTCGACGCGCGCGTACTGGGTCCGGAATACGGCTGGCGGGCCGGCTTCGCCCTGGGGGCGGTGCTGGCCCTGGCCATCCTGCTGGTGCGGCGCCATGTGCCGGAGAGCCCGCGCTGGCTGTTGTCGCACGGCCGCGAAGCCGAAGCCCTGCGCATCGTCGAAGACATCGAGGCCCAGGTCGCCGCCCGCGAAGGCGGCCTGCCGCCGGCGGCCGGCAGCGTGACCTTCAACCGCCAGGCCGTGCCGACGGTGCGGCAGGTGGCGCATGTCCTGCTGCGGCGGTATCGCAAGCGCAGCGTGGTCGCCCTGTCGATGATGATTTCCCAGGCCTTCTTCTACAACGCGATTTTCTTTACCTATTCGCTGGTGCTGACGCGCTTCATGGACGTCCCGCAGGGACGGGTGGCGCTATACATATTTCCCTTCGCCGCCGGCAATGTGCTGGGACCGCTGCTGCTCGGCCCGCTCTTCGACCACGTGGGCCGGCGCCGCATGATCGCGCTGACGTATGTCTCGGCCGGGATCGCGCTGGCATTGACCGGCTGGGCCTTCATGGCGGGCTGGCTGAACGCCGGCACACTGGCGCTGTGCTGGTCGGCGGTGTTCTTCCTGGCGTCGGCCGCGGCCAGTTCCGCCTACCTGACGGTCAGCGAAGTTTTCCCCCTGGAAACCCGCGCGCTGGCCATTTCCATTTTCTACGCCGTCGGCACCGGCGCCGGCGGCTTCGTCGGCCCGGTGCTGTTCGGCACGCTGATCGAAAGCGGCAGCCGCGACGCCGTCGGCGCCGGCTATGCGATCGCCGCCCTGCTCGTCATCGCGGCCGGCCTGCTGGCCCTGCGCCATGGCGTGGACGCGGAACGCAAGCCGCTGGAGGAGGTCGCCACGCCGCTGGGGGCGGAAGACAACGCGCCCGCGCCGCCGCGAACGCAAGCCGTTCGCACTGAACTATGA
- a CDS encoding LysR family transcriptional regulator, translated as MLDLNEFLTFSVIAEEKSFSRAAEKLGISKALASKHVADLEHALGVKLLHRTTRKIGLTTAGALFYERCRQLVAHAEDARHEIEQFRSAPGGLIRVSSAMAFGRRHLVPAITRFLEQYPDISIDLDLSQQFPDLITGGADVVIRQADEPLLVSLVARRLAPVRWVACASPAYLARHGAPRVPADLAAHNCLVYFVNSKGEWSFTDATGAHPVRPKGNFKANSADAVLNAALGHLGIGVVPTFAAGDALRSGQLVRVLPGYGLPERGLYAAYLPNPTMAQSTRLFVGFLGEYFGDRPYWDQGLAG; from the coding sequence ATGCTCGACCTGAATGAGTTCCTGACCTTTTCGGTGATCGCGGAAGAGAAGAGCTTTTCGCGCGCCGCGGAAAAGCTAGGTATCTCCAAGGCACTGGCCAGCAAGCATGTGGCCGACCTGGAACACGCCCTGGGCGTCAAATTGCTGCATCGCACCACGCGCAAGATCGGGCTGACCACGGCCGGCGCGCTGTTCTACGAGCGCTGCCGCCAACTGGTGGCCCATGCGGAGGACGCCCGTCACGAGATCGAACAGTTCCGCAGCGCGCCGGGCGGCCTGATCCGCGTCAGCTCGGCCATGGCGTTCGGGCGCCGCCATCTGGTGCCCGCGATTACGCGCTTTCTGGAGCAGTACCCCGATATCTCCATCGACCTGGACCTTAGCCAGCAGTTTCCCGACCTGATCACCGGGGGCGCCGATGTGGTGATACGCCAGGCGGACGAACCCTTGCTGGTGTCGCTGGTGGCGCGGCGCCTGGCGCCGGTACGCTGGGTTGCCTGCGCCAGCCCGGCGTACCTGGCCCGGCATGGCGCGCCGCGCGTGCCGGCGGACCTCGCCGCGCACAATTGCCTGGTGTATTTCGTCAACAGCAAGGGCGAATGGTCGTTCACCGATGCGACCGGCGCGCATCCCGTGCGGCCCAAGGGCAATTTCAAGGCCAACAGCGCGGATGCCGTCCTGAATGCCGCGCTGGGCCACCTGGGCATCGGCGTGGTGCCCACCTTCGCGGCCGGCGACGCGCTGCGCAGCGGCCAATTGGTGCGTGTGCTTCCGGGATACGGGCTGCCGGAACGCGGCCTGTACGCGGCCTACCTGCCCAATCCGACCATGGCACAGAGCACGCGCCTGTTCGTCGGTTTCCTGGGGGAGTATTTCGGCGACCGGCCTTACTGGGACCAGGGGCTGGCCGGGTGA
- a CDS encoding alpha/beta hydrolase gives MVQAASSQDPSLSGTGAVTWQGGQEHWIQRDGDIRLFMWHKPAAAGVPHAGTVLFVHGSSMASQPTFDLSVPGRPDSSVMDWFAARGFDTWCMDNEGYGRSSKHRPINFDIPNGALDLAAGSEYILKRAKDDKLMVYGISSGALKAALFAQQHPERVARAALDAFVWTGEGSPTLAQRKLKLPEFLAKNRRPIDRAFVESIFSRDHPGCADEKTVSAFADAILSLDNSMPTGTYVDMCSKLPLIDPEQLRVPTIVMRGEYDGIASFDDLAEFFKRLPNTFKQFTVMQGISHASFQQKNYKMVYHILHAFFTQPDPVYR, from the coding sequence ATGGTTCAAGCAGCATCGTCCCAGGACCCGTCCTTGAGCGGCACGGGCGCCGTCACCTGGCAGGGAGGCCAGGAACACTGGATCCAGCGCGACGGCGATATCAGGCTTTTCATGTGGCATAAGCCGGCCGCCGCCGGCGTTCCCCACGCCGGCACGGTGCTGTTCGTGCACGGGTCTTCCATGGCCTCGCAGCCCACCTTCGACCTCAGCGTGCCGGGCCGGCCCGATTCCTCCGTCATGGACTGGTTCGCCGCGCGCGGCTTCGATACCTGGTGCATGGATAACGAAGGCTATGGCCGCTCCAGCAAGCATCGGCCGATCAACTTCGACATTCCCAATGGCGCGCTCGACCTGGCCGCCGGCAGCGAATACATCCTGAAGCGTGCCAAGGACGACAAGCTGATGGTCTACGGCATTTCGTCGGGGGCCCTGAAGGCCGCGCTGTTCGCCCAGCAGCATCCCGAGCGCGTCGCCCGCGCGGCCCTGGACGCGTTCGTCTGGACCGGCGAAGGCAGTCCCACGCTGGCGCAGCGCAAGCTGAAGCTGCCGGAATTCCTGGCCAAGAACCGTCGGCCCATAGACCGGGCCTTCGTCGAAAGCATTTTCTCGCGCGACCATCCCGGCTGCGCCGACGAGAAGACGGTGTCCGCCTTCGCCGATGCCATCCTGTCGCTGGATAACTCCATGCCCACCGGTACCTATGTCGACATGTGCAGCAAGCTGCCCCTGATCGATCCGGAACAGCTGCGCGTCCCGACCATCGTCATGCGCGGCGAATACGACGGCATCGCTTCCTTCGACGACCTGGCGGAATTCTTCAAGCGGCTGCCCAACACCTTCAAGCAGTTCACCGTCATGCAGGGTATTTCGCACGCCAGCTTCCAGCAGAAGAACTACAAGATGGTCTATCACATCCTGCACGCATTCTTTACGCAGCCCGACCCCGTGTATCGCTGA